One Desulfobulbus oligotrophicus DNA segment encodes these proteins:
- the nspC gene encoding carboxynorspermidine decarboxylase — MSTTENNRYNGRLACRFNPAEVATPAFVVDEGLLADNLTILARVKEQTGCRILLALKCFAMFSVFPLLRQVLDGVCCSSPHEARLGREEFGREVHSFAAAYSEEDIKQLAVTSDHLIFNSFAQWQRFRRPAEASAGAAGRHPAFGLRINPEHSEGAIPLYDPCAPGSRLGIRRADFRTDLLDGISSLHWHNLCEQDADCLQRTVDAVEQRFGDIIPRMRHVNFGGGHHITRPGYRLDLLINTINRFQRHWNVQVYLEPGEAVALNAGYLVTTVLDVVQADLPIVIIDASVPAHMPDVLEMPYRPHIVGSDEPGKKAWTCRIGGLSCLAGDVAGEYSFDRPLTLGSKLVFTDMAIYTMVKTNTFNGVQLPSIVRYHPDSDQLSLVRRFGYEDFKNRLS, encoded by the coding sequence GTGAGCACAACCGAAAACAACCGCTATAACGGTCGGCTCGCCTGCCGTTTTAATCCTGCCGAAGTGGCAACCCCGGCCTTTGTGGTTGATGAGGGATTGCTTGCCGACAATCTCACCATCCTGGCCCGGGTCAAAGAGCAGACCGGCTGCAGGATCCTGCTGGCCCTGAAATGTTTCGCCATGTTCAGTGTCTTTCCTCTGCTGCGGCAGGTACTGGACGGGGTGTGCTGCAGTTCACCGCACGAGGCCCGGCTGGGAAGAGAAGAGTTCGGCCGGGAGGTGCACAGTTTTGCCGCGGCCTACTCGGAAGAAGATATCAAACAGCTGGCCGTGACCTCCGATCACCTGATCTTCAACTCCTTTGCCCAGTGGCAACGATTCCGCCGGCCGGCTGAAGCCTCAGCCGGGGCTGCCGGTCGGCATCCGGCATTCGGCCTGCGGATCAACCCGGAACATTCCGAAGGCGCCATTCCGCTGTACGATCCCTGTGCGCCGGGGTCACGGCTCGGCATCCGTCGGGCCGACTTCCGCACCGACCTGCTGGACGGTATCAGCAGTCTGCACTGGCACAACCTCTGTGAACAGGATGCCGACTGCCTGCAACGAACTGTTGATGCGGTTGAACAGCGTTTCGGCGATATCATCCCCCGCATGCGCCACGTCAACTTCGGCGGCGGCCACCATATCACCCGGCCCGGCTATCGGCTTGACCTGCTCATCAATACGATCAATCGTTTTCAAAGGCACTGGAATGTGCAGGTCTATCTTGAACCCGGCGAGGCGGTTGCCCTTAATGCCGGTTACCTGGTGACCACAGTGCTTGATGTGGTGCAGGCTGACCTGCCGATCGTCATCATCGACGCATCCGTACCGGCACACATGCCGGATGTGCTGGAGATGCCGTACCGGCCGCACATCGTCGGATCCGACGAGCCCGGCAAAAAGGCATGGACCTGCCGGATCGGCGGCCTCTCGTGCCTGGCAGGCGATGTTGCCGGGGAATACTCCTTTGACCGGCCCCTGACTTTGGGATCAAAACTGGTGTTCACCGACATGGCCATTTACACCATGGTCAAGACCAACACCTTCAACGGTGTGCAGCTGCCCTCCATAGTGCGCTATCATCCGGACAGTGATCAGCTCAGCCTGGTTCGCCGGTTCGGCTACGAAGACTTCAAGAACCGGCTCAGTTAA